One Salvia splendens isolate huo1 chromosome 12, SspV2, whole genome shotgun sequence genomic window carries:
- the LOC121758653 gene encoding signal recognition particle 14 kDa protein, with amino-acid sequence MVRLQPDPFLNELTNMFERTTEKGSVWVTLKHSSDKSKVKRNKMKTAGEKIEFKCLIRATDGKKTISTMVGPKDHQRFQSSYATILKARMTALKKRERKDKRKTADSDKKQDLKKQSKPSK; translated from the exons ATG GTGCGGTTACAGCCTGATCCCTTCCTCAATGAACTCACCAATATGTTTGAGCGGACTACAGAAAAGGGCTCTGTGTGGGTTACTTTGAAGCACT CTTCTGACAAGTCCAAGGTTAAGAGGAATAAGATGAAGACAGCTGGGGAAAAGATTGAATTTAAGTGCCTAATTCGAGCTACAGATGGAAAGAAAACTATTTCTACAATG GTCGGTCCAAAAGATCACCAACGTTTCCAGTCGAGTTATGCAACTATCTTGAAAGCCCGGATGACTGCCTTGAAAAAGAGGGAGAGGAAGGACAAGCGAAAGACAGCAGATTCTGATAAAAAGCAGGACCTGAAGAAGCAATCCAAACCCTCTAAATAA